The Candidatus Omnitrophota bacterium sequence ACAGAAATGCACGCACACCCCGCACCCTTCACAGGCAATGGGATCCACGGCAGCAACAACACTCGTTCCATCAGAACCGGGCCCGGATTGATGAACTGCATCAAAACGGCAAAGTCGCACACACAACCCGCAACCCGTGCAACGTTCGGGCATGACTTGGGCCTTGGACCCGCCCGAAAAGTCCTCCCGCCTTCTTATTTTCGGATCAAGAACAAGATGCAAATCCGCTGCATCCACGTCGCAGTCCGCCAGCACAGCATTCTTAGCCAGTGACGCAAAGGCAGCCACGATGGATGTCTTGCCCGTGCCTCCCTTGCCGCTGATTACAACCAATTCCTTCATTATTTACTGGTCTCCGACTCTCTTACAGCATTCCAGAGTCCGACAAACAGGCTCTTATACTTCGGAATTGACCGGCAAAGGATCTCGCCCCGGCTATAGGCCCCGGCAATCTCCCGGTCTTCGGGAATCTCGGCCAGGATCTCTATTTGGCCGGCCCGGCAGTATGACCGGACCCTCTCATCTCCTATATCTGCCCGGTTCAAGACAACTCCAAACGGCAATTCCAATGCGCGCACCATCTCCACGGCAAGCTTCAAGTCGTGGAGCCCAAAAGGAGTCGGTTCAGTCACAAGCAGGACAAAATCCGAGGCGCGTATACTCTCCACTACCGGACAGGAAGTCCCAGGCGGCGTATCGACGATAATCAAATCAACTTCGGGGGCAGCCTCTTTGACCTTCTTTATCAAAGGAGGACTCTTGCTCTCGCCCACTTTGAGTTTTCCGTGCACAAACTCAACGGAGCCCGCGCTTCCAATCTCAATAAGGCCCAACTCATGGGGCACTTCCGATATCGCCCCTGTGGGACACACCAGTAAGCATCCCCCACAGCTCTGGCAAAGATCCGGAAACACCAGCACCTGCTCACCCACGCACACGATGCTGTTGTAGCGGCAAAGTTCAGCGCAATCGCCGCAAAGCCGGCACTTGTTTTCGTCCACGCTGGGTATCATGCGGTGAACCGGCTCGCTTTTGTCAATCCTGGGCCGGAAAAAGAGGTGGCCATTCGGAGCCTCCACATCGCAGTCCAGGTAAGCAGTACTTGCCCCGTTTTCAGAAGCCACAAAGGCAAGATTCACGGCCACCAGGGTCTTACCCGTGCCCCCTTTGCCACTCGCCACCGAGATTTTCATGGAGAATCCTTCGCAAAAAGAAGCGGGAACACAATGTCACTGGTGCAACAGGGAATCCAGACTGCGAGAAACAGAAACACTGCGATAAGAACCAAAACTGCTGCCTCGAGCTGAGTTCCTAACGCCATGCTTATGTGAAACAAAGAGGCCCA is a genomic window containing:
- a CDS encoding ATP-binding protein translates to MKISVASGKGGTGKTLVAVNLAFVASENGASTAYLDCDVEAPNGHLFFRPRIDKSEPVHRMIPSVDENKCRLCGDCAELCRYNSIVCVGEQVLVFPDLCQSCGGCLLVCPTGAISEVPHELGLIEIGSAGSVEFVHGKLKVGESKSPPLIKKVKEAAPEVDLIIVDTPPGTSCPVVESIRASDFVLLVTEPTPFGLHDLKLAVEMVRALELPFGVVLNRADIGDERVRSYCRAGQIEILAEIPEDREIAGAYSRGEILCRSIPKYKSLFVGLWNAVRESETSK